The nucleotide sequence GAAATGCGAATGCGATGTCGGCGGCTATTCCGCGCTATGCTCTAACGGATGCAGTGAAATGCCAGGCTATGACGTCTCCACCACCAAAAAAAATTGAGTGAACTGATGCGGTCATATTAAGTGTACCTAGTAATAGTCGCTGGATTCGATCCTTCCCGTCTCTCGGGTGAGCTGCAGCTTGCCCCAATTCCTCCTGCAGCTTCTTCGTAACCTGTCTCGTCTGTGTCTATTCTTTTTAGATCGCCAATTCCTGATATTGCTTCCCTGGATTCATCCTTGAATGCCTACCAAGTGCCGCCGGTAAGAACTACGTGCCCCCCGCACAATGCCATCCATTGCTCGCAAGCTCCTCATCTGCGCAGCGATAGATGGGCTTATAATACAGCCACTCTCTTCCAAAGGCCAACGACCTTTTCAGCCAGTTCGACTCAAATATGGCGACGCCTCAATCTCTCATGTTCCGCGTGAACATGTCCCTGATGATTCTAAGCCAGATTCTTCTTTTGAAGCTTTTGGAGTGATTGGTATGACACGACATGGCCCCGCGCTTATGGCATGTAAGACTCGAGACTGACGGACGCGACAACTGTAGGCATTATTGCAGTCTCGAAGTTGAATTATCTTGTGACTATTACACGGCGCCAACAAGTCGCACAAATCTGCGGCCACCCCATCTATGTCGTTACCGAAGTCGCCCTTACACCATGCACATCCAAGGCTAGCGCTGAAGAATCAATAAGGAGGACCTCGGGCCACCTGTCACGCCAAGCACAAGACTCAGGGAACGAGAGTGATAGCagcgatgaagatgttgaactGCCCTCAAGAACGTCAGACGAAGTAGAAGACGCCGTTgttgaggacgaagatgcAAGGCCTGGGTCGGCTAGAAGCCGTGTCGCTGAAGATGTCATTCGCAGGAGGGGCAGCTACGGGCGCTTTGCCCAACGTTGGTTCAGCCGAAGTGGCTGGACTCTGGATCAAAAGAGGAATATGGGTTTGAGCAATTCATCCAGGGTTCCAGAAAACAATGCTCCTGCGACTGAGTCGTCCTCAGAGAATACACAAGAGAAGCTCGATAAGGTCGTGCCCAAAGAGCCCGAATTATTGCCAAAGCTTTTGCGAACCGCCCATGTTCTCTTTGGTTCATCGCGGAGTTTCTACTTCTCTTACGACGTCGACCTCACTCGCTCTCTCAGTGACGGATCGATACCCCCGAACAGCGAGCGCCCTCTCCACAGCCAGGCAGACGAGGTCTTCTTTTGGAACCGGAATCTCATGAAACCTTTCCTATCAAGCGGACAAGATTCTCTAGCATTGCCGGTGATTCAAGGATTTGTTGGACAGAGGgccttcatcgtcgataGTCAGCCTCCCCAGAGCGATGATACCGGCAAGGATTCCGTCGAACTCTCCaatctttcatcttcaaaaGAGCTGCAAGCTTCTCCACAAATGCTAAGTTCCAGGGCATCCATAGACCTTGGCTCTTCGGAAAGAAAGTATCTAATCACTGTGATATCGCGCCGGTCCACAAAACGAGCTGGCCTGCGGTATCTGCGTCGTGGCATTGATCAGGATGGTTTTGTTGCGAATATGGTTGAAACCGAACAGCTTCTTTCTACACCAACGTGGGACCCATCTTCAAAGATATACTCATTTCTGCAGGTTAGGGGAAGCATTCCCCTATTCTTCACACAGTCGCCATATGCTTTCAAACCTACTCCTATTCGGCAACACTCCGAGGAGGCCAATCAAGCTGCGTGTCGCAGTCATTTCGAAAGTCTTTCCAGGAATTATGGCCACTTGCAGATAATCAATCTCGTCGAAAAGCATGGGGTCGAGTCCATCATCGGTTCTGCATATGAGACAGCCGTGGAAGAAATCAACAAGAATGCCAGCGAAGATCAAAAGATACCTTTCGAATGGTTTGATTTCCATGCTGCTTGTAGAGGCATGAAGTTTGAGAATGTCAGCATGCTGTTAGATCAGTTGAGGGACAAGATCGAGGGC is from Fusarium musae strain F31 chromosome 4, whole genome shotgun sequence and encodes:
- a CDS encoding hypothetical protein (EggNog:ENOG41); translated protein: MPSIARKLLICAAIDGLIIQPLSSKGQRPFQPVRLKYGDASISHVPREHVPDDSKPDSSFEAFGVIVSKLNYLVTITRRQQVAQICGHPIYVVTEVALTPCTSKASAEESIRRTSGHLSRQAQDSGNESDSSDEDVELPSRTSDEVEDAVVEDEDARPGSARSRVAEDVIRRRGSYGRFAQRWFSRSGWTLDQKRNMGLSNSSRVPENNAPATESSSENTQEKLDKVVPKEPELLPKLLRTAHVLFGSSRSFYFSYDVDLTRSLSDGSIPPNSERPLHSQADEVFFWNRNLMKPFLSSGQDSLALPVIQGFVGQRAFIVDSQPPQSDDTGKDSVELSNLSSSKELQASPQMLSSRASIDLGSSERKYLITVISRRSTKRAGLRYLRRGIDQDGFVANMVETEQLLSTPTWDPSSKIYSFLQVRGSIPLFFTQSPYAFKPTPIRQHSEEANQAACRSHFESLSRNYGHLQIINLVEKHGVESIIGSAYETAVEEINKNASEDQKIPFEWFDFHAACRGMKFENVSMLLDQLRDKIEGFGSTVQADGKQLARQQGVFRTNCMDCLDRTNVCQSSFAKHMLEVQLKEEGFDMSAQSDQVTSWFNTLWADNGDAVSKQYASTAAMKGDYTRTRKRDYRGALNDLGLGLARYYSGMVNDYFSQAAIDFLLGNVTAKIFEEFESDMMTKDPAVSVIKMRELAVELCQKRVIADEKEEFHGGWVLLSPTTPDAIKSWPLEEVVLLLTDTALYSCRFDWKSDKVSSFERVELDSITGIKYGTYITSTISLSHIDEIRNAGFVVTYSPGKSDIRRTNTRTFSSRGEMTGEEIATEQKDASIPASLANLLTSKSSSASSPSVRRLVFKATNVDSSVAIVGDDGPTQTETQQVSTICGDIERLALERQAEHPGEERKRLIETGPIISLEEAKKNTGLLEQLGHSLKKMVWA